One Edaphobacter flagellatus genomic region harbors:
- a CDS encoding glycosyltransferase family 47 protein, with protein sequence MKIHLSAIHETELITLLPERAKLSTMHVLVDSPEEAEMILLTGSFGRDPQHLLEHPLYRAFADKCAVYTEDDNYLPLIPGVYCSAAVDDNSRAGRTFSYSYVSASGKYSNKFVTGTDTEKRLLFSFQGGSTSLLRKRMFNLKFDRQDVLIENTSAYYHWDLTQPDRAERQQRYAETLATSNFVLCPRGAGTGSIRLFEVMSAGVAPVLISDDYLLPPHVPWESFLLRIAERDIARLPELIEPHLHSAAERGRLARQAWLDYFAPEKEFDAIVASASAALKHGPPEEAVFRKRQQSLIAKAERKRKLRAFARSAVLKTLKVLRLKSPYQMNR encoded by the coding sequence ATGAAGATTCATCTTTCTGCGATCCACGAAACCGAGCTGATTACGCTGCTGCCGGAGCGCGCGAAGTTGTCAACGATGCACGTACTGGTCGATTCGCCCGAGGAGGCGGAGATGATTCTGCTGACGGGCAGCTTCGGCCGCGATCCTCAGCACTTGTTGGAGCACCCGCTCTACCGCGCCTTTGCCGACAAGTGCGCCGTCTATACCGAAGATGACAACTACCTGCCGCTCATTCCCGGTGTTTACTGTTCCGCCGCCGTGGACGATAACAGCCGCGCGGGACGTACCTTCAGTTACTCCTACGTTTCGGCCAGTGGAAAATATTCCAATAAATTTGTAACCGGTACAGACACAGAAAAACGATTGCTCTTCTCCTTCCAGGGCGGAAGCACTTCCTTACTGCGCAAGCGCATGTTCAACCTGAAGTTCGATCGCCAGGACGTGCTGATTGAGAACACCAGCGCCTACTACCACTGGGACCTGACGCAACCGGACCGCGCCGAACGCCAGCAGCGCTATGCCGAGACGCTGGCTACATCCAACTTCGTGCTCTGCCCGCGTGGCGCAGGCACCGGGAGCATCCGGTTATTCGAAGTGATGAGCGCCGGTGTTGCACCCGTGCTCATCTCCGACGACTACCTGCTGCCTCCGCATGTGCCGTGGGAGAGCTTCCTGCTCCGCATCGCTGAGCGTGACATTGCACGACTACCCGAGCTGATAGAGCCGCATCTGCACAGCGCTGCCGAACGAGGCCGCCTGGCTCGCCAGGCGTGGCTCGACTACTTTGCGCCGGAGAAAGAGTTCGACGCTATCGTCGCCTCCGCGTCTGCTGCATTGAAGCACGGTCCGCCCGAAGAGGCAGTCTTTCGCAAACGCCAGCAGTCGCTGATTGCAAAGGCTGAGCGAAAGCGCAAACTGCGCGCCTTCGCCCGCTCTGCTGTGCTCAAGACGTTGAAGGTACTGCGTCTGAAGTCGCCCTATCAGATGAACCGATAG
- the purE gene encoding 5-(carboxyamino)imidazole ribonucleotide mutase, translating into MDASPLVGVIMGSRNDYAVMRGAVEMLAAFGVPHEVRVVSAHRTPDLLFEYAETAAARGLRVIVAGAGGAAHLPGMVAAKTVVPVLGVPIPATALQGMDSLLSIVQMPKGVPVGTLAIGAPGAANAGLLAAQIIATTDAALREKIAAWRTARRDEVLAQTVGDEQDGAAKA; encoded by the coding sequence ATGGACGCCTCACCGCTGGTTGGAGTGATCATGGGAAGCCGCAATGATTATGCGGTGATGCGTGGCGCCGTCGAGATGCTGGCCGCCTTCGGCGTGCCGCACGAGGTCCGTGTCGTCTCGGCGCATCGCACCCCCGATCTTTTGTTTGAGTACGCCGAAACTGCCGCCGCTCGCGGGCTGCGCGTGATCGTTGCCGGAGCCGGCGGTGCGGCGCATCTGCCGGGCATGGTCGCGGCGAAAACGGTCGTACCGGTGCTGGGCGTGCCGATTCCAGCGACTGCACTGCAGGGCATGGATTCGCTGTTGAGCATCGTGCAGATGCCGAAGGGTGTTCCAGTGGGCACACTGGCCATCGGCGCTCCCGGAGCAGCGAACGCAGGCCTGCTGGCTGCACAGATTATCGCAACAACCGACGCAGCATTGCGCGAGAAGATCGCCGCATGGCGCACCGCACGTCGCGATGAAGTGCTGGCGCAGACGGTAGGCGACGAGCAGGACGGAGCGGCGAAAGCGTGA
- a CDS encoding phage portal protein — MPKPQGSSYEYEHEIDLLLSNEQRDAGTAFGLCLCFATETKQQARWRHMGVQAAVKNIWQRLAGVDAAEGDASKGERKTTMLPAILTPYTGVRAGQAALPKPTPANLRRFAETPVVRRAINIVKDKVASMDWQVRVRRGYDAAAIPDAAERINILRRCLEEPNVSDSFRVLWEQVIEDLLVGGFGAVEMEATGDTLRPFHLWAVDGASIQIDSRWDGSPDTPRYAQETGRIGDDRLLPLRDNELIYVRLNPRTHTPFGLGRLEVAFETVNQFLSANRYAGKLAANSVVQYALWLDEATPEQHDRLIRWWQDEIEGTGRVPVLSTPVKPEVLRFAGGTDADLRLGWQEMLIRLIANAFDLPPMMLGIQHDVNRSTASEFADEAFQSAIVPVAKLIAEHITRDLFAKKLGWREFEFCFNDLETRDETREVEMQKTLIEAGVLTVDEVRAMRGLPPLTKCDVENTTQTSEVDQ; from the coding sequence TTGCCGAAACCGCAAGGTTCGAGCTACGAGTATGAACATGAGATAGATCTGCTGCTTTCAAACGAGCAGCGAGATGCAGGCACAGCCTTCGGGCTGTGCCTTTGTTTTGCGACTGAAACCAAACAGCAAGCGAGGTGGAGACACATGGGAGTTCAAGCAGCAGTAAAAAACATCTGGCAGCGTCTGGCGGGCGTGGACGCCGCCGAGGGCGATGCCTCCAAAGGCGAGCGCAAGACAACAATGCTGCCCGCGATCCTTACTCCGTACACCGGCGTGCGCGCAGGTCAGGCTGCCTTGCCGAAGCCAACGCCAGCCAATCTGCGTCGCTTCGCCGAGACGCCTGTGGTGCGCCGCGCCATCAACATCGTAAAGGACAAGGTAGCCAGCATGGACTGGCAGGTGCGCGTGCGCCGCGGCTACGATGCCGCTGCTATTCCTGACGCCGCCGAGCGCATCAACATCTTGCGCCGCTGCCTCGAAGAGCCCAATGTTTCCGACAGCTTTCGCGTGCTGTGGGAGCAGGTGATCGAGGATCTGCTCGTCGGCGGCTTCGGCGCGGTCGAGATGGAAGCAACCGGCGACACATTGCGGCCCTTCCACCTGTGGGCCGTCGACGGCGCATCCATCCAGATCGACAGCCGCTGGGATGGATCGCCCGACACGCCGCGCTACGCGCAGGAGACGGGACGCATCGGCGACGACCGACTCCTGCCGCTGCGTGATAACGAACTGATCTACGTGCGACTTAATCCGCGCACCCACACACCATTCGGGCTTGGGCGGCTCGAGGTCGCCTTCGAAACGGTCAATCAGTTCCTGAGCGCGAACCGCTACGCCGGCAAGCTGGCCGCAAATTCGGTTGTCCAGTATGCGCTGTGGCTGGACGAGGCGACGCCCGAGCAGCATGACCGCCTTATCCGTTGGTGGCAGGACGAGATCGAAGGCACCGGCCGCGTGCCCGTGCTGAGCACACCCGTCAAGCCCGAGGTGCTGCGCTTTGCCGGAGGCACCGACGCCGACCTGCGCCTGGGCTGGCAGGAGATGCTGATTCGCCTGATCGCGAACGCCTTCGACCTGCCACCGATGATGCTCGGCATCCAGCACGACGTCAATCGCTCCACCGCATCGGAGTTCGCCGACGAGGCCTTCCAGAGCGCGATCGTGCCGGTCGCAAAACTGATCGCCGAACATATCACGCGCGATCTGTTCGCGAAGAAGTTGGGCTGGCGCGAGTTCGAGTTCTGCTTCAACGACCTGGAGACGCGCGACGAGACACGCGAGGTAGAGATGCAGAAGACACTCATCGAGGCTGGCGTGCTGACCGTCGATGAGGTACGCGCGATGCGCGGCCTGCCTCCGTTGACGAAGTGCGATGTGGAGAACACAACCCAGACCAGCGAGGTGGATCAGTGA
- a CDS encoding phage terminase large subunit family protein, which produces MNEVEKLKGLGEDIRSSPDAMIGAIGEYLYVRGRDGRLVPLVANQAQRNFEINRGEKNIVLKARQMGMTTWIAARFFMKTITAPGVLTVQVAHTREAAEGIFRIVQRFWENLPAALREGPHAPLRRSRANVGQMCFPELDSEFRIISAGDPGAGRGLSIQNLHLSEVSRWPGDANETLAGLRAALAPNGEMVIESTPNGAYGCFYEEWGRAATNGTVQHFFPWWLEEAYIAAPIRTEDYTQEECTLVARHNLKPQQIGFRRALEASFHGLRTQEYAEDAITCFRTSGDCCFIADSILDRLQALPTPIERRRDGAMLIWLPPLERKKYIVAADTAGGGAEGDYAVVQVIDRSSGVQCAELQQRLNPLELAHIVAALAREYNDATVAIERNNHGAAVLAYLENAARYTRVYAQGEQPGWLTTPASKPKMIALLGSLLVESPDLFCSSRLLNECRTYINLPNGGTGAASGTHDDCVMAMAVAHAVRAELMTRP; this is translated from the coding sequence ATGAATGAAGTCGAGAAACTGAAGGGCCTGGGCGAAGATATCCGCTCCAGTCCCGACGCAATGATCGGCGCGATTGGCGAGTATCTGTATGTGAGAGGCCGCGACGGAAGACTCGTGCCGCTGGTCGCGAATCAGGCACAGCGCAACTTCGAAATAAACCGCGGTGAGAAGAACATCGTACTGAAGGCACGCCAGATGGGCATGACGACATGGATCGCCGCGCGGTTCTTCATGAAGACGATCACGGCTCCGGGCGTCTTAACCGTGCAGGTTGCACACACGCGCGAGGCCGCCGAAGGTATCTTCCGTATCGTGCAGCGCTTCTGGGAAAACCTGCCCGCAGCGTTGCGCGAAGGCCCTCATGCTCCACTGCGCCGCAGCCGCGCCAATGTAGGTCAGATGTGTTTTCCTGAGCTCGACAGCGAGTTTCGCATCATCAGCGCAGGCGATCCTGGCGCAGGACGCGGGCTGTCGATCCAGAACCTGCACCTCAGCGAGGTAAGCCGCTGGCCCGGTGACGCAAACGAAACCTTGGCTGGCCTGCGTGCCGCGCTCGCGCCTAACGGCGAGATGGTGATCGAATCCACACCAAACGGCGCATACGGCTGCTTCTACGAGGAGTGGGGACGCGCCGCCACGAACGGCACGGTGCAGCACTTCTTCCCCTGGTGGCTGGAAGAGGCATACATCGCCGCACCGATTCGCACCGAGGACTACACGCAGGAGGAGTGCACCCTGGTTGCGCGCCATAACCTCAAACCGCAGCAGATCGGCTTCCGTCGTGCGCTCGAAGCCAGCTTCCACGGCTTGCGCACGCAGGAGTACGCCGAGGATGCCATCACCTGCTTCCGCACGAGTGGAGATTGCTGCTTCATCGCGGACAGCATCCTCGACCGTTTGCAGGCTCTGCCGACACCGATAGAGCGTCGGCGCGATGGTGCGATGCTGATCTGGCTTCCGCCTTTGGAGCGCAAGAAGTACATCGTTGCGGCTGATACTGCTGGAGGAGGCGCAGAGGGCGACTATGCCGTGGTGCAGGTGATCGACAGAAGTTCCGGCGTGCAGTGCGCTGAGCTGCAGCAGCGGTTGAATCCGCTGGAGCTGGCCCACATTGTCGCTGCATTGGCCCGCGAGTATAACGACGCGACGGTCGCCATCGAGCGCAACAACCACGGTGCGGCGGTGCTGGCCTATCTTGAAAACGCTGCGCGCTACACCAGAGTCTATGCGCAGGGTGAGCAGCCGGGCTGGCTGACGACTCCGGCCAGCAAGCCAAAGATGATCGCGCTTCTGGGATCGCTGCTGGTGGAATCGCCGGATCTCTTCTGCTCCAGCCGCCTGCTGAACGAATGCCGCACCTATATCAACCTCCCTAACGGAGGTACCGGTGCGGCCAGCGGCACGCACGACGACTGCGTGATGGCAATGGCCGTCGCACACGCGGTACGCGCCGAGCTGATGACGCGCCCGTGA
- a CDS encoding HipA family kinase, with protein sequence MAVLAVQAIRRMRGGAQSQLMLGSDGTLWVVKFQNNPQHLRVLANELIATRLAAAIGLSVPHSDVVEVTDWLIANTPGMRVEGLRDGGKPYIAGLQFGSQFVGGLMPGQVLDYLPEPQLEEVRNLREFAGMLCIDKWTGNSNGRQAVFERRPRERRYRASFIDQGFCFNAGEWSFPDSPLRGIYQRNLVYRHVTGWESFEPWLTRVEQMQPDVLWRIAELVPPEWYAGDVPALECLMEQLLTRSSRVRELIAAFRDSDRRPFPLWNPSASVTVPRAFVAMRSADGFVM encoded by the coding sequence TTGGCGGTACTGGCAGTACAGGCGATTCGAAGGATGCGCGGCGGAGCGCAGAGCCAGCTGATGCTGGGCTCCGACGGCACACTGTGGGTGGTGAAGTTTCAGAACAACCCGCAACACCTGCGCGTGCTGGCCAACGAGTTGATCGCCACGCGTCTGGCCGCCGCCATAGGACTAAGCGTGCCGCACTCCGATGTGGTCGAGGTGACCGACTGGCTGATCGCCAACACGCCTGGCATGCGCGTTGAAGGGTTGCGCGACGGGGGGAAGCCCTACATTGCCGGACTGCAGTTCGGTTCGCAGTTCGTTGGTGGCCTGATGCCGGGGCAGGTGCTCGACTACCTGCCGGAGCCGCAGCTGGAAGAGGTGCGCAATCTGCGCGAGTTTGCGGGAATGTTATGTATCGACAAGTGGACCGGCAACTCGAATGGACGCCAGGCAGTCTTCGAGCGGCGTCCGCGCGAGCGGCGATACCGCGCCAGTTTTATCGATCAGGGCTTCTGCTTCAACGCAGGCGAGTGGAGCTTTCCGGACTCGCCCCTCCGCGGCATCTACCAGCGCAACCTCGTCTACCGGCACGTGACCGGGTGGGAGAGCTTCGAGCCCTGGCTGACGCGTGTGGAGCAGATGCAGCCCGATGTGTTGTGGCGCATCGCCGAACTGGTGCCGCCCGAGTGGTATGCAGGTGATGTACCTGCGCTCGAGTGCCTGATGGAGCAGCTTTTGACACGCAGCTCGCGCGTGCGAGAACTGATCGCTGCATTCCGGGACTCGGACCGCCGCCCGTTCCCGCTTTGGAACCCGAGCGCATCGGTGACGGTTCCGCGAGCATTTGTGGCGATGCGCAGTGCCGATGGATTTGTAATGTAG
- a CDS encoding DUF3037 domain-containing protein: MPDRIQCEFFLIRYVPDVVKGEFVNVGVVLREAGATAESTIVRFTRDWTRVRCMDAEADTSLLEALESEIADRLRLGAKDTKPVMQLLEDTLSNSVQITEPRAALAESIPAELEQLMRLYVEPIKMKQERRRTGRAAIQAAMRTEFERAGVWSLMRKRIAASLYTRPGDPMKLDCGYKTEPREVKTDPLVRIFHAVSLENEVDAAKGLAWAAPQLRDGVRRVEGVELELTAIVEPLRTLSTEEGERDSEATDRYRFGVEAMEREAIRVVTLSDLARVAETARFELRV; encoded by the coding sequence ATGCCAGACCGTATCCAGTGCGAGTTCTTCCTCATCCGCTACGTTCCCGACGTGGTGAAGGGCGAGTTCGTCAATGTCGGCGTGGTGCTGCGCGAGGCCGGCGCGACGGCTGAAAGCACCATCGTGCGCTTTACGCGCGACTGGACACGCGTACGCTGCATGGATGCCGAAGCCGACACCAGCCTGCTCGAAGCATTGGAATCGGAGATTGCCGATCGGCTGCGGCTGGGTGCGAAGGACACCAAACCGGTGATGCAGCTGCTCGAAGATACGCTCTCAAACTCCGTACAGATCACCGAGCCGCGAGCCGCGCTGGCAGAGAGCATTCCAGCGGAGCTGGAACAACTGATGCGCCTGTACGTTGAGCCCATCAAGATGAAGCAGGAACGCCGTCGCACGGGCCGCGCCGCGATCCAGGCAGCGATGCGCACGGAATTCGAGCGCGCTGGCGTGTGGAGCCTGATGCGTAAACGTATTGCCGCCTCCTTGTATACGCGCCCGGGCGATCCGATGAAGCTCGACTGCGGTTACAAGACAGAGCCGCGCGAGGTAAAAACCGATCCGCTGGTCCGCATCTTTCACGCCGTCTCGTTGGAGAACGAGGTGGACGCAGCCAAGGGACTCGCCTGGGCGGCGCCGCAGCTGCGCGATGGCGTGCGCCGTGTAGAGGGCGTAGAGCTGGAGCTGACGGCGATCGTCGAGCCGCTGCGCACCCTCTCTACCGAAGAAGGAGAGCGCGATAGCGAAGCGACGGACCGCTATCGCTTCGGCGTGGAAGCCATGGAGCGGGAAGCGATTCGCGTCGTCACTTTGAGCGATCTGGCACGCGTTGCCGAAACCGCAAGGTTCGAGCTACGAGTATGA